The Thalassotalea sp. 273M-4 genome includes a region encoding these proteins:
- the ompR gene encoding two-component system response regulator OmpR, with the protein MGQETPKILVVDDDMRLRALLERYLVEQGFVVRSAANSEQMDRLLERENFHLLVLDLMLPGEDGLSICRRLRHAENEIPIIMLTAKGDEVDRIIGLELGADDYMPKPFNPRELLARVKAVLRRKTQEAPGAPSLEEEVYEFGKFSLNLATREMRNGEQSIPLTSGEFAVLKALITHPREPLSRDKLMNLARGRDYSALERSIDVQVSRLRRMLEQDPANPRYIQTVWGLGYVFVPDGSAAS; encoded by the coding sequence ATGGGACAGGAAACACCAAAAATTCTGGTTGTCGATGATGACATGCGTTTGCGTGCCTTATTGGAACGCTATTTGGTTGAGCAAGGCTTTGTGGTGCGAAGCGCCGCAAACTCGGAGCAAATGGATCGCTTACTTGAGCGAGAGAATTTTCACTTATTGGTTTTAGACTTAATGTTACCAGGTGAAGATGGCTTGTCTATTTGTCGACGTTTACGACACGCAGAAAATGAAATTCCCATCATTATGTTGACGGCCAAAGGCGATGAAGTCGACCGCATTATTGGGCTTGAACTTGGGGCCGATGACTACATGCCCAAACCATTCAACCCTAGAGAATTATTGGCGCGAGTAAAAGCGGTGCTTAGACGTAAAACACAAGAAGCGCCAGGAGCACCTTCTTTAGAAGAAGAAGTTTATGAGTTTGGCAAGTTTAGCTTAAACTTAGCAACGCGAGAAATGCGCAACGGTGAACAATCTATTCCGCTTACCTCGGGTGAATTCGCGGTATTAAAAGCCTTAATAACCCACCCTCGAGAGCCTCTATCACGTGATAAGCTGATGAATTTGGCTCGTGGTCGTGATTATTCTGCACTAGAGCGCAGTATTGATGTGCAAGTGTCGCGCCTAAGACGGATGCTTGAACAAGACCCAGCTAACCCGCGCTATATTCAAACGGTTTGGGGTTTGGGGTATGTATTTGTACCCGATGGTAGTGCTGCTAGCTAA
- a CDS encoding Spy/CpxP family protein refolding chaperone codes for MTGISKRIILLFSIVSLGLSMNAMAKDPKPHRGYSQDGGFHAIIKKMNLSDAQKVQIKEIKVQTQSQLMALKKSMPVKREQFSALMMSESFDSQEFVRLQQLASEQKDKIGLLKAQSMNQIFNVLNDEQKQQLKQTMAKRSRKMHKHRGQHKARSERNGDE; via the coding sequence ATGACAGGTATAAGCAAACGAATTATTTTATTGTTTAGTATTGTGAGCTTAGGTTTATCGATGAATGCTATGGCCAAAGATCCTAAGCCCCATCGTGGTTATTCCCAAGATGGCGGTTTTCATGCCATCATCAAAAAAATGAACTTAAGTGATGCGCAAAAAGTACAGATAAAAGAGATTAAAGTACAAACACAATCACAACTTATGGCACTCAAAAAAAGCATGCCGGTTAAGCGTGAACAATTTTCGGCTTTAATGATGAGTGAAAGTTTTGATAGTCAAGAATTTGTGCGTTTACAGCAACTCGCAAGTGAACAGAAAGATAAGATTGGTTTGTTGAAAGCACAATCAATGAATCAAATATTTAATGTCTTAAATGACGAACAAAAACAACAACTAAAACAAACGATGGCCAAGCGCTCGCGCAAAATGCACAAGCATAGAGGTCAGCATAAAGCGAGAAGCGAACGAAATGGTGACGAGTAA
- the greB gene encoding transcription elongation factor GreB produces the protein MRTQIITREGYNKLKQELDELWRVERPEITKKVAWAASLGDRSENADYQYNKKKLREIDRRVRYLTKSLENLRIVDYSPVQEGKVFFGAWVEVESEAGQVLRFRIVGYDEIFGRKDYISIDSPMARALLKKQVDDEAVVLSPEGEKVWYINSISYQQENQ, from the coding sequence ATGCGTACACAAATCATTACCCGTGAGGGATATAATAAATTAAAGCAAGAACTTGATGAGTTGTGGCGTGTAGAACGCCCTGAAATCACGAAAAAAGTTGCTTGGGCAGCCAGCCTTGGTGATCGTTCCGAAAATGCCGATTATCAATACAACAAAAAAAAGCTCAGAGAAATTGACAGAAGAGTTCGGTACTTAACAAAGTCTTTAGAAAACTTACGAATTGTCGATTATTCACCAGTACAAGAAGGTAAAGTGTTCTTTGGTGCATGGGTTGAAGTAGAAAGTGAAGCAGGCCAGGTTTTGCGCTTTCGAATTGTTGGTTACGATGAAATTTTTGGCCGTAAAGATTACATCTCCATCGACTCGCCGATGGCCAGAGCTTTACTTAAAAAGCAAGTTGATGATGAAGCCGTTGTACTTAGCCCTGAAGGCGAAAAAGTTTGGTACATAAACAGCATCAGTTATCAGCAAGAAAATCAATAA
- a CDS encoding alpha/beta fold hydrolase, translated as MTKAHEFSLEETLLERYQSEIANVWKQGEFRYFNSFDGLHIHYALFDLKPAAPWIVMSPGRVESYIKYKELTYDLINQGYNVAIIDHRGQGLSDRMLDDPHKGYVQHFDDYAKDLQQFITTIVQPKAKNNLFLLAHSMGSAIALRHEQLFGQQFQAIALTSPMIAIKPGSIPPWLAKPYIYLYNFFDGWFNEQSSYLKGYGPYKAKPFKDNDLMQSSMRYQLFRQEYQDNPKVQLGGTTYRWLQQAFKTESKIFQQLGKLATPVLILQAQNDTVVRNDKQNEFCQKLAKLNKDGCYNKQPMVIENGLHELLFETDKIRNTTLNAIINWFKTKS; from the coding sequence ATGACCAAAGCACATGAATTTTCTCTTGAGGAGACCTTGTTAGAACGCTATCAAAGCGAAATTGCCAACGTTTGGAAACAAGGTGAGTTTCGTTACTTTAACAGCTTTGATGGGCTGCATATCCATTATGCCTTGTTTGATTTAAAACCGGCTGCCCCTTGGATAGTGATGTCACCGGGACGGGTAGAAAGTTATATTAAGTACAAAGAGCTCACCTATGACCTCATTAATCAGGGCTATAATGTCGCCATTATTGATCATCGTGGTCAGGGCCTATCTGATCGAATGCTCGATGACCCTCACAAAGGCTATGTCCAACATTTTGATGATTACGCCAAAGACTTACAACAGTTTATAACCACCATTGTGCAGCCAAAAGCCAAAAACAACCTGTTTTTGTTAGCCCACTCTATGGGCAGTGCAATTGCTTTGCGCCACGAACAATTATTTGGCCAACAGTTTCAGGCCATCGCCTTAACATCGCCAATGATCGCCATTAAACCTGGGAGTATTCCACCCTGGTTAGCCAAGCCCTATATTTACCTATATAACTTTTTCGATGGTTGGTTTAACGAGCAGTCCTCATACCTTAAAGGCTATGGTCCATATAAAGCTAAGCCATTTAAAGATAATGACTTAATGCAGTCGAGTATGCGTTATCAACTGTTTCGACAAGAGTACCAAGACAATCCCAAGGTGCAACTCGGTGGAACGACCTACCGCTGGCTACAACAGGCGTTTAAAACCGAGTCGAAAATATTTCAACAACTTGGTAAGTTAGCGACTCCAGTACTTATTTTGCAAGCTCAAAATGATACGGTGGTGAGAAACGATAAACAAAACGAATTCTGTCAAAAGCTGGCAAAGCTAAACAAAGACGGTTGTTATAACAAGCAACCTATGGTCATTGAAAACGGTTTGCATGAGTTGTTATTTGAAACAGACAAAATCCGCAATACCACATTAAATGCGATCATAAATTGGTTTAAAACCAAGTCTTAA
- a CDS encoding glycerate kinase, translating to MKIVIAPDSFKESLTAMQVAEAIERGFKQVFSDASFYKVPMADGGEGTVQAMIDATDGEKVFVEVHDPLHQKVTAFYGLLGDKQTAVIEIAEASGLHLVPNEQRNPLITCSFGSGELINHALAQGVKHIIIGLGGSATNDGGAGMLKALGIKLYDNKGQILPPGGEALKNLASIDTTAINPKLKQVKISVACDVNNPLCGHLGASYIFAPQKGASSKDVELLDQALLHYGNKLKQHCQQDILNIPGAGAAGGMGAGLIALLDAKLMSGIKLVSQTLKLAQTIKEADLVITGEGRIDQQTVYGKTPIGVAQIAQQHQCPVIAFCGSLGKGHSVVHQHGIDAVFPIIPAPMSLSEALNQGVENITTTARNVAAVLAL from the coding sequence ATGAAAATCGTAATTGCGCCCGATTCTTTTAAAGAAAGCTTAACCGCAATGCAAGTTGCAGAAGCCATAGAGCGAGGGTTTAAACAGGTGTTTAGTGATGCCTCGTTTTATAAAGTACCGATGGCTGATGGTGGCGAAGGCACTGTCCAAGCAATGATTGATGCAACCGATGGCGAAAAAGTATTTGTTGAAGTGCATGACCCATTGCACCAAAAAGTGACAGCCTTTTATGGTTTATTAGGCGATAAACAAACCGCGGTTATCGAAATAGCAGAAGCGTCTGGTTTACATTTAGTCCCTAATGAGCAACGAAATCCATTAATCACCTGCAGCTTTGGTAGCGGGGAATTAATTAACCACGCCCTTGCACAAGGGGTTAAACACATCATTATTGGTCTTGGTGGAAGTGCGACCAATGATGGTGGCGCAGGCATGCTAAAAGCTCTTGGGATCAAGCTATACGATAACAAGGGCCAAATATTACCTCCAGGTGGTGAGGCCCTTAAAAACCTCGCGAGCATTGACACCACAGCAATCAATCCAAAACTAAAGCAGGTAAAGATTTCTGTCGCCTGCGATGTCAACAATCCCCTTTGTGGTCACCTTGGTGCAAGTTATATTTTTGCACCACAAAAAGGCGCCAGCAGCAAAGATGTGGAATTACTTGATCAAGCGTTATTGCATTATGGTAATAAGCTCAAACAACATTGCCAACAAGATATCTTAAATATCCCTGGCGCAGGTGCCGCTGGAGGTATGGGAGCTGGATTAATTGCGCTGTTAGATGCCAAATTGATGTCAGGGATAAAGCTTGTCAGCCAAACTTTAAAGCTTGCCCAAACCATCAAAGAAGCGGATTTAGTGATCACCGGTGAAGGTCGAATTGATCAGCAAACCGTGTATGGTAAAACACCCATAGGCGTTGCTCAGATAGCGCAACAACATCAATGTCCGGTTATTGCTTTTTGTGGCAGTTTAGGCAAAGGGCACAGCGTGGTTCATCAACACGGCATTGATGCCGTGTTTCCGATTATTCCTGCCCCGATGAGTTTATCAGAGGCGTTAAACCAAGGTGTTGAAAACATCACAACGACCGCCAGAAACGTGGCAGCCGTGTTAGCACTATAA
- the envZ gene encoding two-component system sensor histidine kinase EnvZ → MKLLPKSAFGQTVLLIGFLLLINQVVSYLSVAVYVIQPSLQQINQLLAKQVKVVFIDAGNDSFSPKLAKAFHQETGIGVYRERDALRLGLADASHFPYLSKQMSELLDGEAEVRIFQGEEYLFWIRPPQAPNLWVKIPLTGFEESNFSPLIFYLVLIGGLSVAGGWLFVRQLNRPLKALERAAHDVGRGQFPDPLAEHGSTEVKAVTRAFNRMSSGIKQLEADRSLLMAGISHDLRTPLTRIRLASEMMSEDEGYLKEGIEKDIDDMNAIIDQFIDYIRHEMMDKSEVADLNALLSEVVKQESIPNIHINAELTGEIKIPMVYAAMKRVIANLIQNALKYSEQDIEVVSGINKADKKAYFMISDKGPGIEAQHIDRLFQPFTQGDIARGTQGSGLGLAIVKRIVDGHGGKVSLENRPSGGLVAKVELPLA, encoded by the coding sequence ATGAAGTTATTACCTAAGAGTGCATTTGGCCAAACGGTATTGCTTATTGGCTTTTTACTGTTAATCAATCAGGTTGTTTCCTATTTATCGGTGGCAGTATATGTGATCCAGCCCAGCCTGCAGCAAATAAATCAGCTGTTGGCAAAGCAGGTCAAAGTGGTGTTTATTGATGCCGGTAATGACTCTTTTAGCCCCAAATTGGCGAAAGCCTTTCATCAAGAAACCGGTATTGGTGTCTACCGTGAGCGCGATGCTTTAAGGCTTGGCTTAGCTGACGCCAGTCATTTTCCTTATTTATCGAAACAAATGTCTGAACTGCTTGACGGTGAAGCCGAAGTGAGAATATTTCAGGGTGAAGAGTATTTGTTCTGGATCAGACCTCCACAGGCACCAAATCTGTGGGTGAAAATTCCTCTAACCGGTTTCGAAGAATCAAACTTTTCGCCTCTCATCTTTTATTTAGTCCTTATTGGCGGCCTGAGCGTCGCGGGTGGTTGGCTATTTGTCCGACAACTTAATCGTCCGTTAAAGGCGCTTGAAAGAGCCGCTCATGATGTTGGGCGTGGTCAATTTCCAGACCCTTTAGCCGAGCATGGTTCAACAGAAGTGAAAGCTGTGACTCGTGCATTTAATCGAATGTCCTCGGGTATTAAACAACTAGAAGCGGACCGAAGTTTATTAATGGCGGGTATTTCTCATGATTTAAGAACCCCCCTTACGCGCATTCGGTTGGCCAGTGAAATGATGAGCGAAGATGAAGGCTACTTAAAAGAGGGTATTGAGAAGGACATCGATGATATGAATGCGATCATCGATCAGTTTATTGATTATATTCGTCATGAAATGATGGATAAATCTGAAGTCGCGGATTTAAATGCGCTTTTATCTGAGGTCGTGAAACAAGAGTCGATACCTAACATTCATATCAACGCCGAGTTAACCGGGGAAATTAAGATACCTATGGTCTATGCCGCCATGAAGCGAGTTATCGCAAATTTGATTCAAAATGCCCTAAAATACTCTGAACAAGATATTGAGGTTGTATCAGGCATCAATAAAGCCGACAAAAAAGCGTACTTTATGATCAGTGATAAGGGGCCAGGTATTGAGGCGCAACATATTGACAGGCTATTTCAACCTTTTACTCAAGGAGATATTGCCAGAGGTACTCAAGGCAGTGGCTTAGGGCTGGCCATCGTCAAACGCATTGTCGATGGTCATGGTGGAAAAGTAAGTCTTGAAAATAGGCCGTCAGGGGGATTAGTGGCGAAGGTCGAATTACCCTTAGCCTAA
- a CDS encoding NADPH-dependent FMN reductase: MTKILAFSGSSRKGSLNQQMVSIAARGAQAKGADVTVINLADFDMPIFCQDFELEYGMPEKAQDFKELLLNHNGMLIASPEYNGSYSALLKNALDWASRANSADEVPLSAFKGKFAMIMSTTPNPLGGIQGLANLRILLTHLGVTVCPDQVAIGQEYSAFVQGKLVDEFKHKQVLALGESLHQLLTKLV; encoded by the coding sequence ATGACTAAAATTCTTGCGTTTTCAGGTAGCAGCCGCAAAGGCTCGCTGAATCAACAAATGGTGAGTATTGCGGCGCGCGGGGCGCAAGCCAAAGGCGCTGATGTTACGGTGATTAACTTAGCAGACTTTGATATGCCTATTTTTTGCCAAGATTTCGAATTGGAATATGGGATGCCAGAAAAAGCTCAAGACTTTAAAGAATTGTTGCTAAACCACAATGGTATGTTGATCGCCTCACCAGAATATAATGGTTCATACAGTGCGTTATTAAAAAATGCATTAGATTGGGCTTCTCGTGCCAACAGTGCCGATGAAGTCCCCTTAAGCGCCTTTAAAGGTAAGTTCGCGATGATTATGTCAACCACGCCAAACCCTCTTGGTGGTATCCAAGGATTGGCTAATTTACGTATCTTACTCACTCATCTTGGGGTCACAGTATGCCCAGATCAAGTTGCCATTGGCCAAGAATACTCAGCTTTTGTTCAAGGCAAATTGGTTGATGAATTTAAGCATAAACAAGTACTCGCCCTAGGCGAAAGTCTACACCAGTTATTAACCAAGCTGGTGTAG
- a CDS encoding ATP-binding protein — protein sequence MINIKHIINSITVKMFLGFWLIAIAAILITRWVSFQYMEFNHIAPISTFEQKKIAPIIAKVQTTLHRHRFKPIKSLLKNKKVFPKQIWLQSIQDNTLYTNSQNTRKSRVKYIEGLKLEEPVSIHLPDYHVLGPYQVSHNGMDYRLYLGRPISRHDFGALLNQIPAWLKIVTTLLVTGTLCWALSLALLRPIKRLTQASQAFGAGDFSIRVPEFKTRHDEVGQLGQAFNDMAEHIQQSMNAQQRLLGDISHELRAPLTRLQLALSLAEKIEHNSPELDKYLTRFDIEINRLNVMIEQALQLSKLENQLTALNFSHIDVIAILVDIINDARFSAQSKEIDIDLQLPDQQADGLFMMADQTLLCSAIENIISNAIRYSPKQGMITVKLAIKHKHLILSISDQGPGVDKSQLSQIFKPFYRTQQARDRLSGGTGLGLAIAKHAIESHGGQVRAKLVNPMQEDAPGLNIIITLPLEPKT from the coding sequence ATGATAAACATTAAACACATTATCAACTCGATTACCGTTAAGATGTTCTTAGGCTTTTGGTTAATTGCAATTGCAGCCATTTTGATCACAAGATGGGTGTCGTTTCAATACATGGAATTTAACCATATAGCGCCTATTTCAACCTTTGAGCAGAAAAAAATTGCGCCTATTATCGCAAAGGTGCAAACGACCTTACATCGGCATCGTTTTAAGCCCATTAAAAGTCTGCTAAAAAATAAAAAGGTATTCCCCAAACAAATATGGCTACAATCAATTCAAGATAATACCTTGTATACCAATAGCCAAAATACCCGTAAATCACGGGTAAAGTACATTGAAGGACTTAAGCTTGAAGAGCCGGTAAGTATTCACTTACCGGATTATCATGTTTTAGGGCCTTATCAAGTATCTCATAACGGTATGGACTATCGTCTATACCTTGGCAGACCGATTAGCCGGCATGATTTTGGCGCGCTACTCAATCAAATTCCAGCGTGGTTAAAAATCGTAACCACCTTACTCGTTACAGGTACCTTGTGTTGGGCATTATCGTTGGCGCTACTAAGACCCATTAAACGATTGACACAAGCCAGTCAGGCCTTTGGCGCAGGCGATTTTTCAATCCGTGTGCCTGAATTTAAAACCCGTCATGATGAAGTGGGTCAACTTGGACAAGCATTTAACGATATGGCTGAACATATTCAACAATCAATGAATGCCCAGCAACGTTTACTCGGCGACATTTCTCATGAGTTACGCGCACCGTTAACTCGTTTGCAATTAGCCTTAAGTTTGGCCGAAAAAATCGAACATAATAGTCCTGAGCTCGACAAATACTTGACCCGTTTTGATATTGAAATCAACCGCCTAAATGTCATGATAGAGCAAGCATTACAACTGTCCAAATTAGAGAATCAATTAACAGCTCTAAATTTTAGTCATATCGATGTGATTGCCATATTGGTTGATATCATCAACGACGCTCGCTTTAGTGCTCAAAGTAAAGAAATCGATATTGATCTGCAATTGCCTGATCAACAAGCTGATGGACTTTTTATGATGGCTGATCAAACACTACTTTGCAGTGCGATTGAAAACATTATTTCCAATGCTATACGTTACAGCCCAAAGCAGGGGATGATCACAGTAAAACTAGCGATTAAACATAAGCACCTGATATTAAGCATTAGTGATCAGGGACCAGGGGTTGATAAGAGCCAGCTTAGCCAAATTTTTAAACCTTTTTATCGTACCCAACAAGCGAGGGATAGGCTCAGTGGCGGAACCGGTCTTGGGCTTGCCATTGCCAAACACGCAATAGAAAGTCATGGTGGACAGGTTCGCGCTAAATTAGTGAACCCTATGCAAGAAGATGCACCTGGCTTAAACATTATCATCACCTTACCTTTAGAGCCAAAAACTTAG
- a CDS encoding Tex family protein: MFNISQQIAQELNVKSVQIDAAISLLDEGATVPFIARYRKEATQGLDDNHLRHLEQRLQYLRELHARKALVLKNISAQDALTPALKSQIEQIDNKTELEDLYLPYRPKRRTKGQIAIEAGLEPLANSLYDNWHLDPEQEASKYLNDSITDTKAALDGAAFILMERFAQNAPLLQKLRKYMQQNAHLTSQVIATKAAQGNKFKDYFDYSEAYKQVPSHRALALFRGRNEGILQLSLNPDPSQDKQSESSCEQMIRDHFGLRLTQQPVATWLNRVVKLTWRVKLALSLETELLGSLREQAETEAINVFANNLKDLLMAAPAGPKVTLGIDPGIRTGCKIAIVDATSKLLYTTTIYPHEPQNHWEKSKRTLSNLINQYKVELIAIGNGTGSRETDKMVGEAFATLSNTKPRKIIVSEAGASIYSASEFAAKEFPELDVSLRGAVSIARRLQDPLAELVKIEAKAIGVGQYQHDVSQSKLSLALDAVIEDCVNAVGVDLNSASVPLLQRVSGLTKTMAQNIVQYRDQNGAFNARSQLMDIPRLGAKAFEQAAGFLRIRDGQNPLDYTGVHPESYPVVKDILAQNHLSLADLIGQADVIKTLDPSAYIRDQFGLPTIKDILAELEKPGRDPRPEFKTATYREGVNSVADLEQNMILEGVVSNVTNFGAFVDIGVHQDGLVHISSLTDKFVSNPHDIVKAGDIVKVKVLDVEQNRNRITLTMRLDEKPSSGSKPAGKQPSKPHSSNKSSKNQSKGKSKPANSLMGNAFAEAFAKAKK, encoded by the coding sequence ATGTTTAATATTTCACAACAGATCGCTCAAGAATTAAACGTAAAATCTGTTCAAATTGATGCTGCTATCTCTCTTTTAGATGAAGGGGCAACCGTTCCTTTTATTGCTCGTTATCGAAAAGAAGCAACTCAAGGACTGGACGATAATCATCTACGTCATCTTGAACAACGATTACAGTACTTACGAGAATTGCATGCTCGCAAAGCGTTGGTATTAAAAAATATCAGCGCCCAAGATGCGTTAACCCCGGCGTTAAAAAGCCAAATAGAGCAAATAGATAATAAAACCGAACTAGAGGATTTGTATTTACCCTATCGCCCTAAGCGTCGCACCAAAGGACAAATAGCAATTGAAGCGGGACTTGAACCGCTAGCCAACAGTTTATACGACAACTGGCATTTAGATCCTGAGCAAGAAGCAAGTAAATACTTAAACGACAGTATCACCGATACGAAAGCGGCACTCGATGGCGCTGCCTTTATTTTGATGGAACGTTTTGCCCAAAACGCACCTCTATTGCAAAAACTGCGCAAGTATATGCAGCAAAATGCTCATTTAACCAGCCAAGTCATTGCCACAAAAGCAGCTCAAGGTAACAAATTCAAAGATTATTTTGATTACTCTGAAGCTTACAAGCAGGTGCCTTCGCATCGTGCTTTAGCACTGTTTCGTGGTCGTAATGAAGGCATTTTACAGCTCAGTTTAAATCCTGATCCAAGCCAAGATAAACAAAGTGAATCAAGCTGTGAGCAAATGATCCGCGATCACTTTGGCTTGCGCTTAACTCAGCAACCTGTGGCAACATGGCTTAATCGCGTCGTTAAATTAACATGGCGAGTCAAGTTGGCGTTAAGCCTAGAAACCGAATTACTCGGCAGTTTACGTGAGCAAGCCGAAACAGAAGCTATTAACGTCTTTGCCAATAATCTTAAAGATTTACTGATGGCGGCTCCGGCAGGACCGAAAGTCACCCTGGGCATTGATCCTGGGATTCGAACCGGTTGTAAAATTGCCATTGTGGATGCAACGTCAAAGCTCTTATACACCACCACTATTTACCCCCATGAACCGCAAAATCATTGGGAAAAGTCGAAGCGCACCCTTAGCAATTTAATCAACCAATATAAAGTTGAATTAATTGCCATTGGCAATGGGACCGGCTCTCGCGAAACGGATAAAATGGTGGGAGAAGCATTCGCGACCTTATCGAATACTAAACCGCGTAAGATCATTGTTTCAGAAGCTGGTGCGAGTATTTATTCTGCATCCGAATTTGCCGCCAAAGAGTTCCCAGAGTTGGATGTGTCTTTGCGTGGTGCGGTTTCGATAGCCCGTCGCTTACAAGATCCATTGGCAGAATTAGTAAAAATTGAAGCCAAAGCCATTGGGGTTGGTCAATATCAGCACGATGTTAGCCAAAGCAAACTAAGCTTAGCGCTTGATGCGGTGATTGAAGATTGTGTGAATGCGGTCGGCGTTGACTTAAACAGTGCTTCGGTGCCATTGTTGCAACGCGTCTCTGGTTTAACAAAAACGATGGCGCAAAATATCGTGCAATATCGCGATCAAAACGGCGCATTCAATGCGCGTAGCCAGTTAATGGATATTCCTCGTTTGGGCGCGAAAGCTTTTGAACAAGCAGCGGGTTTTTTACGAATCAGAGACGGTCAAAATCCACTAGACTATACCGGTGTACACCCAGAAAGTTACCCTGTTGTTAAAGATATCCTTGCCCAAAACCATCTTTCTCTGGCGGACTTAATAGGCCAAGCCGATGTGATTAAAACCTTAGATCCATCCGCTTATATTCGTGATCAATTTGGTTTACCAACCATTAAAGATATTTTGGCCGAATTAGAAAAACCTGGTCGTGATCCTCGCCCAGAATTTAAAACCGCAACCTATCGAGAAGGGGTCAATAGCGTGGCCGACTTAGAGCAAAATATGATCCTTGAGGGGGTTGTATCTAACGTCACTAATTTTGGCGCCTTTGTTGATATTGGTGTGCATCAAGACGGATTGGTTCATATCTCATCATTGACAGACAAGTTTGTCAGCAATCCACACGACATTGTTAAAGCGGGTGACATTGTAAAGGTGAAAGTATTGGACGTTGAGCAAAATAGAAATCGCATTACTTTAACCATGCGTCTTGATGAAAAACCCTCATCGGGTTCCAAACCTGCAGGTAAACAGCCAAGCAAACCGCACTCTTCAAATAAGAGCTCAAAAAACCAGAGCAAGGGTAAATCAAAACCGGCCAATAGCTTAATGGGTAATGCCTTTGCTGAAGCTTTTGCCAAAGCAAAGAAATAG
- a CDS encoding response regulator yields the protein MKPHILVIDDDQELTELLNEFLCSEGFLVSLCHDGVSGLNHARKAKYDLILLDVMMPGLTGFELLTALGGHHHTPILMLTAKGDDYDRVLGLELGADDYLAKPYNPKELLARIHAILRRIDILKRQQKQHTLKLNHIQLDPATREVLHQQKSIALTGTEFEILQLLMEHSDSIVSKQTISKKILNRNLMAYDRSIDMHMSNIRKKLHIHEGDEKIKTIRGVGYVFVSGHAQ from the coding sequence ATGAAACCACACATCCTCGTTATTGATGATGACCAAGAATTGACAGAGTTACTCAATGAATTTCTCTGCTCTGAGGGCTTTTTGGTGAGCCTTTGTCACGATGGTGTTAGTGGCCTTAATCATGCTCGTAAAGCAAAGTATGATTTGATTTTACTTGATGTCATGATGCCCGGGCTGACAGGATTTGAATTATTAACCGCGTTAGGAGGGCATCATCATACCCCGATATTAATGTTAACCGCCAAAGGTGACGATTATGATAGAGTGCTAGGACTTGAGCTTGGTGCTGACGATTATTTAGCCAAACCATACAACCCCAAAGAATTATTAGCACGTATCCATGCGATTTTAAGAAGAATAGATATTCTTAAGCGGCAACAGAAACAACACACGTTAAAGCTTAATCACATTCAGTTAGATCCCGCTACTAGAGAAGTATTACATCAGCAAAAAAGTATTGCTTTAACCGGCACTGAGTTTGAGATTTTACAATTGCTAATGGAACACAGTGATAGCATTGTTAGTAAGCAAACCATCTCTAAAAAAATCTTAAATCGCAACCTTATGGCGTACGATCGCAGCATTGATATGCACATGTCTAATATTCGCAAAAAATTGCATATACACGAAGGTGACGAAAAAATTAAAACCATACGTGGCGTTGGCTATGTATTTGTCTCAGGGCATGCTCAATGA